From Asterias rubens chromosome 6, eAstRub1.3, whole genome shotgun sequence, one genomic window encodes:
- the LOC117291626 gene encoding cryptochrome-1-like isoform X3 encodes MPSKPKSGLDLRKTTIAVHWFRHGLRLHDNPSLLDAINLGDELYPIFIFDGEVAGTKVCGFNRWRFLYESLEDIDRRLKEFGGRLYTFKGDPCTIFSQLIEEWGMNLLTFEQDPEPIWQDRDNAVKRLCEERGIKCIERVSHTLWDPNEVISRNGGSPPVTYAMFQEVVSMIGLPHRANDEPDFRGVKLPICEETFSTYMLPPFEDFGVKMEHVEQERQLWIGGETRALELFEVRIRKEAAAFKAGYCLPNQYMPELLGPPMSLSPYLRFGCLSVRRFYWRIHDTYTELNNVISPTQLTAQLIWREYFYTMSIGNKNFDQMNGNNICLKIDWSEDQEKLQKWTNGQTGYPWIDACMKQLKQEGWIHQVARHAVACFLTRGDLWISWEEGLKVFFQYLLDADWSICAGNWMWISSSAFEKVLQCPNCFCPVRYGRRMDPTGEFVRNFLPVLRNMPLRYLFEPWKAPLAIQEKSGCIIGKDYPEPIVEHRIAASSNREKMNRTVARLEDKFSYCTPSSKTEVLEFSWLPETARGVDKCTADDLCEILGI; translated from the exons GCACCAAGGTTTGTGGATTCAACAGGTGGCGTTTTCTCTATGAATCCTTGGAAGACATTGACAGACGTTTAAAG GAGTTTGGTGGCAGGTTGTACACATTCAAGGGTGACCCATGTACGATTTTTAGTCAATTAATTGAG GAATGGGGAATGAACTTATTGACGTTTGAGCAAGATCCGGAACCAATCTGGCAAGATCGGGACAATGCGGTCAAGAGGCTGTGTGAGGAGCGTGGCATCAAATGCATCGAAAGAGTCTCACACACCTTATGGGATCCCAATGA AGTAATCTCAAGGAATGGTGGTTCCCCTCCAGTAACCTACGCCATGTTCCAAGAGGTGGTCTCCATGATTGGACTCCCTCATAGAGCCAACGATGAGCCAGACTTCAGGGGAGTCAAACTGCCCATCTGTGAGGAAACCTTTAGTACCTACATGTTACCTCCTTTTGAAGACTTTG GAGTAAAGATGGAGCATGTAGAACAGGAACGACAGCTGTGGATTGGTGGTGAAACCAGAGCCTTGGAACTCTTTGAAGTCAGAATCCGCAAAGAAGCTGCT GCTTTCAAAGCTGGTTATTGTCTCCCGAATCAGTACATGCCAGAGCTTCTTGGCCCACCCATGAGTCTGAGCCCCTACTTGCGTTTCGGCTGTCTCTCTGTCAGGAGGTTCTACTGGCGAATTCATGACACGTATACCGAG ttGAATAATGTCATCTCCCCGACCCAGCTGACAGCACAGCTCATCTGGCGAGAATACTTCTACACAATGTCCATAGGAAACAAGAACTTTGACCAAATGAACGGAAACAACATTTGCCTTAAGATTGACTGGAGCGAAGATCAGGAGAAACTCCAGAAATGGACCAAT GGTCAAACAGGGTATCCATGGATTGATGCGTGTATGAAACAGTTGAAACAAGAAGGATGGATTCATCAAGTAGCTAGGCATGCTGTGGCTTGCTTCTTGACTCGAGGTGATCTCTGGATCAGCTGGGAGGAAGGACTCAAG GTGTTCTTTCAGTATCTTCTTGATGCAGACTGGAGCATATGTGCAGGCAACTGGATGTGGATCTCCAGCTCAGCATTTGAGAAGGTCCTTCAGTGTCCGAACTGTTTCTGTCCAGTGCGCTACGGCCGTCGTATGGACCCCACTGGAGAGTTTGTCAG gaattTTTTGCCAGTACTTCGGAACATGCCACTGCGATATTTATTTGAACCTTGGAAAGCCCCTCTTGCCATCCAGGAAAAATCCGGTTGCATCATCGGTAAGGACTACCCTGAACCGATCGTAGAGCACCGCATTGCCGCATCCAGCAATCGTGAGAAGATGAATAGAACCGTGGCTCGTCTTGAAGACAAAT tttcaTACTGCACTCCGTCCAGCAAGACAGAAGTTCTGGAGTTCTCATGGCTGCCTGAAACAGCCCGAGGAGTTGATAAATGCACTGCCGATGATCTGTGCGAAATTCTTGGGATCTAG